The DNA window ACACCAGCATCTTCTTCCTCACGGCGCTCAGCATCGACCGCTACCTCGCCATCGTGCACCCGGTACGATCGCGCCGGTTGCGCACCGTGGTGTACGCCCGCGTCACCTGCGTGGTGATCTGGCTTTTCGCCTTTCTGCTGAGCGTTCCCACGGCGCTGACCCGAGACATTCACCACATCAAGAACTACAACACCACGGTGTGCGGCGTTCTGCACCCGAAGAACGAAGACGCCATGAGGCTGAAGGAGTTCCGGCTCGCCATCAACCTCATGAAGAGCCTGCTGGGCTTCCTCGTACccttcgtcatcatcatcacgtGCTACTGCCTCATCGGACGGGCGCTCGTGGGGGCGAGGCAGATCCAGAAGAGCACTCGTTCCCGTGACGACGAGGTGCTGCGCATGCTGGCGGCTGCCGTCCTGGCGTTCTTCCTGTGCTGGGGGCCCCACCAGGTGTTCCACCTGATGCAGGTGCTCACGCAGCTGATCCTGAAGGACAACTGCGCCGTGTTGGAGATCATCGACACGGCCATGCCCTTCACCATCTGCATCGCCTACTTCAACAGCTGCGTCAACCCCATCGTGTACGGCTTCGTCGGGCGCAACTTTCGCAGGAACTTGCTGCGTCTGCTGCGCTGCTCGCCCCGCGGAGCAACGGGGCCCCACCCGAGCATCAGCTCCAAGGTGAGCGGCTTCTCTTTCAGGACCTCTGAGGCGTTAAGTCTCACGATCAAAAGTAAAGCGTCCTCCGATgttaagtgataaaaaaaaaggaggggggcaTTCTCACTCTCCCCCGCTCGACccgtctgcagttaaagagcGAGGGACGGAGACATTcaacgatttaaaaaaaacccaacatgcAGAATGGTTGaaattgttgttttcatgtccctctgtgatgatgtcatcgagacatgcatccatccatccatccatccatccatccatccatttcctTCCCCTGGAAACGATACCTATTTATGTAAAGAACAGGATCGACAAAAACATCAGAGGTACAACAACCAGTCCATGTGGGACGCCAAAATCCACATGAATCAAAaaaaattcctcacaggagctttaaaaaattaTTGAAAAcatgtcatgatgtcatcgaGACGTTTACTGACCTTGTACAGTGCTTATCTGCAGGTTTGATATTCACAAGCTGTCAtgtcatgcaacacacatgGTCGTCGTATCCCCGCCCTATGAAACGAACGTAATCGCCCCGACATAAATGTATTATATCAATGGAGCATTTCCATATGTACGCATAGCTTATCCcattatttatcaaataaatGCATATTCTGCAGGATTCTGCTTACAGCGCAATACTTTATATCGTCCACTGATAACGGCTCTGTGTGCTCAGCAGGTTGAAACAGTGATCAAGTGTTCAgctaagaccccccccccccccccccccccccccccgcccaaaaaaaaaagaagcgtcCTATTCCTGCTTCACCAGCAGCTGGAACAATTGGAAGCTGAAGTGTAGCCTTAAAATGTGATGTGagttcccccccctccctccccatcATGTTTGAGTCTGCTGTACTGTAAGTGGTCATCATGTCCACATACATGCTCCTCGTGTTTGCATGATACAAAGAAATGCTGAAATGTTCTGGGAGGGAAACATGCTGTACAAATGAATCACTCCAGGTCGTGTGATTATTGTCAATATATctggtggttgttgttgttgtatttaaacatgttgatagattgttttttttttttaccttctgtgTAAGTGTACAGTTTGTGAATATATGAAAAGATGAGAATATGAATAAAATCAAAAGAATCTAAAGTCTTGAGTTGTATTTTTTGATGATCTCATAATGAAATAAGAAGAAACACATGATCTTAATTACTCATGAAAGGTGTCATaagctgcagaaacattcaGAATTAACAGCTGATCAGCGCTCTAAGGAATCATAATCAAGTGACCTTGGCCCAAAATTTCCCCCGAGCGCCTTCAGCACCTATTAATCATCGACTCCTGAAAGCAACAGGTGCGCTGCACGGGAACTTTTTTCTTTGGGAGGATGCATGATAACATGACGCTGCATCATCACGGACGGGGATTGGTGGATGGGGCAGCAGGTCGGGGGGTTATAAAGGCCGTCGAGGGCTGAGAGCAACCTCACTGCCAACATGAGGATCCTTCTGCTTTTCGGATTGGTGGCTGTTGCCCTGGCTGATGTCACACACTTCGAGGGGTAAATCTCTCACCTTTGACTAACATTATGTTTCTACCAattttgtcttcttgttttgtgtttttgtggatttttaACGCTGCTTCTATTGAGAATGGCGTACTGAATTTAGTTGTAGACTACTACAAAGGCAATAAACTTCCTTATGCATTATGTCTTAAATCACATGTAAGAGTTGCAGAGTTGTAgtctgaaaatataaaaactgtgGTGCTAATCATggtttttcattgtgtttgcaAAATGACACAATGTACTAAGACTTCTACTAAGACttgtttactctttttttttaaatatctagtTCATAAATTTCATGAAATTGCAGACTTCTTTGCCCAAAAGTTCCTCATTAGTATTTTTAGAAAGGCTTCAAATGTACAACCATTCAGCGGCTGTCAGGCAGTTGCTACTCAATTTATACAcatcttttattgtgaaatacaCCGAGATGGTGGAAATTAACAAGCTAGAGTCAGATAAtgctacaaaaaacaaaacaagaaatacgCTCAGAAATGTGAATCATATCACTTTGAGTGTTGAGATTTAATCGTGattcctccctctttttttcacacTAGAGAGAAAGTCTTCCGTCTGAAGCCCACACTTGATGAGCATGTGACCCTCATTAAGGACCTGGCCAAGAGCATTGAGGTTtgcgctgacacacacacacacacacacacacacacacacacacacacacacacacacaaatcttaTGACACTATCCTCGCTGTCACTGCAGGTGTTAAATTGGCTTGCTGAAGATAAAAGAGGCTAAATTGGACATCATGTTTTAGGCTCTTTCTTCTAATTCACTTCATGTCCATTCAGATTTGCAAATTGTGTCTCACAGAACCTTTTGAATTTCCTTCCTGGAAAGTCGATATTTGGCATATTcactaaaaaagaaagaaagaaagaaagaaagaaagaggctgAATTGTTGTAGTAGGTTTTCAAGCTCCAAACGTTCAATTGTTTGGCTTTGGCGCCCTCTGCAGCTCGACTTCTGGAAACCCGAGAGCCCTGAGCTGGTGACCATCGACATCGAGGTGGATATCCATGTGCCCGCCATCTACCTCGATATGGTGTACACCATGCTGCAGCAGAGCGACATGCAGAGCGAGTACGACAAAAAACTGAGATGCAAAAttaaatcattcaacaatcagttgcacttttaaaaatgcaggcattttatttcacacatgcagtgttttcacatttgtttttctctcctgtgaATCCCTCTTAAAGGGTTCTTATTGAGGATCTGCAGGAGGCTGTTGATGGCCAGGCTGACAGTGGACAATCTCCCAGAACCCACAGCTACACCAAGTACAACACCTGGGACAAAGTAAGATCCAGACGGATTATCAGTGACACTCTTTACCCTGAATggattactttttctttctatttttaaactattttgtatttgttctctgttttttaatttcaggtCCAGTCCTGGATCGCCTCCATTGCTTCCTCCAATTCTAATCTGATCAGCAAGCAGGTGATCGGAAACACCTACGAGGGACGCGCCATGACTCTCCTCAAGGTATTTAATCAACCCGCCTGCTGTGTTGATTCATTTTTGGATATGCACTACCACCAATTACGTCTAACTAAGTGTTTTGTGATTACTCTGACAACCACAGCTTGGAAAGAAGTCCGGCTCCACCAAGCCCGCTATCTTCATGGACTGTGGTATCCACGCCAGAGAGTGGATCTCTCCCGCTTTCTGCCAGTGGTTCGTCAAGGAGGTAAGAGAGACACCTGGGTGGACGTTAGAGGAGTTCATTAAAGAGTTTTCCATTTTTCACagcacagcttttttttaaaaattctttCTCAGGCTCTCTCCACCTACGGCAGCGACTCTCAGATGACCAGCCTGCTCAACCAGATGGACGTCTATGTTCTGCCAGTCTTCAACATCGACGGCTACGACTACACCCACAAGAGCGTATGTTACACAACCCCTACAATAGTCAGACCGAATATAACCAATTGTTtatcttaaaaaacaatttgtctGACATGATTATTTTGTGCGCTCTGGGGATTTTAGAACAGGATGTGGAGGAAGACTCGCTCCAGGAAATCTGGATCCAGCTGCATTGGAGCTGATCCCAACAGGAACTTTGACGCTGGCTGGTGCTGTAAGTCTTACAATAGGCACGGTTTTATCTTGAATTGGCACTCCAACAGTTTTATATAGCTCCACTGTAAAGAGTAGTGTTGAAGAGATTTGAACAAGAAGGGCCAAAAATATCTGCATTAGACTTAGAGGGggtaaaaacaggatttttagaGCAAAGTATGAgtcacaccaaaacaaacatgaatccTACATTTCCAATGATACAACTTGGTAGCGACCCATGTTACACTAGTTATCACCCAAAtgcccatccatccatccatccatccatccatccatccatccatccatcaatccatccatcaatccatccaatcatccatccatcatccatcatccatccatccaccatccatcatccatcatccatccatccatcaatccatccatccatctctccatttATAACAATAACAATTAAACAATACCTATTTATGTAAAGAACAGGATCAACAAAAACATTAGAGGTACAACAACCAGTCCATGTGGGACGCCAAAATCCACATGAATCAAATGattgaaaacatttaacaaaagtgTAGGTAAAATTGATTTTAATTCATGACGACTGGGAAAATTCTGAGAACATTTGTGGTTTCACGTTGACACAGACTTCAGCCCCGATGACATCATAATGATATCATCAGGGTTATTTTCTTCGGAACCACAAAAGATAGCAAATAAGAGATTTTTTAAGGCTGCTTAAGTTATATAAAGTGAGCCCCATGTGCACCTTAAAGCAAAACTAGacagctttcaaaaaagttaagaaatatttctattgatattttttttttttttttttatgcagccaTGGGAGCCTCCTCAAACCCCTGCAGCGACACCTTCTGTGGTTACTCCCCCGAGTCTGAGATCGAGGCCAAGAACGTCGCCAACTTCATCCGCAGGAACAAGTCCACAATCAAGGCCTACCTCACCGTCCACTCCTACTCCCAGCTGCTGCTCTTCCCTTACTCCTACACCTACGCCCTGGCTGCTGACCACAGCGAGCTGGTAAGTCAGCGTTATCTCTGCTACAGCTGAATCAGGGCAGGGAGCGTATAAACCAACATGCTCAGACAGTCACAATGACTATATAATTATACATCATGGCAGTGTCACATGCATCGCTCTGGTGCCGCAGGCTTGTATGTACGATCCTGGTGTACACATGCTTTAGGTCCCCAGATAAGAAATACTATTAATCTGTCGGGAAAATTACTTAAATTTAAAGCTCATTTAATAAGTTCATGTTTCTGAATTAATTACTGAGgagatattttctgttttctctctgggggggggggggggggggacaggtgtCAATATGAGTCAGGTCTTTAATAACTTTCAAACATAACTTGTGCACAGCAAAGACTAGAGAGACGatttacaccagaaagaatatttaGGTGTGTACAAAATAagaatatcaataaaaaaaagtgaaggaaTTTACTTATTTGAGCACGCAAACCTGCTTCACAGCCTGCACACATACGAgcattattctgtctttctttgcaCATATGTTGTAGTTTCAGTGGTTCTAAACTCATCTAGCCTCAGGCAGGACCCACACCCAACTCCTCCCTGAAAAAATAcagacccaaatttctgatatttttcgaCCAATCTGAGTTGTACCGACTGAAAACATTGTGCAATTTGGACCTCAgtcggtacaaaacatgtgacacacgaggcaagaaactgaactaaaaaaaatgtgtttaaaaagcgcttcaCAGACAAACAAGTGTCTTTCCAGACACACATGCTTGACCCAATCACAATGACTCCAcgacccacctctgggtccccacccaccagttgagaaccactgttgtcgttcattgttttgt is part of the Labrus mixtus chromosome 19, fLabMix1.1, whole genome shotgun sequence genome and encodes:
- the agtr1b gene encoding type-1 angiotensin II receptor, whose product is MQNRTAGATDGIELKCGLSGSHKLIFTLVPIVYGCIFIIGIVGNSMVVAVIYCYMKLKTVANIFVLNLAVSDLTFLTTLPMWATFAATGYHWPFGGFLCKASAGLVMFNLYTSIFFLTALSIDRYLAIVHPVRSRRLRTVVYARVTCVVIWLFAFLLSVPTALTRDIHHIKNYNTTVCGVLHPKNEDAMRLKEFRLAINLMKSLLGFLVPFVIIITCYCLIGRALVGARQIQKSTRSRDDEVLRMLAAAVLAFFLCWGPHQVFHLMQVLTQLILKDNCAVLEIIDTAMPFTICIAYFNSCVNPIVYGFVGRNFRRNLLRLLRCSPRGATGPHPSISSKVSGFSFRTSEALSLTIKSKASSDVK
- the cpb1 gene encoding carboxypeptidase B — protein: MRILLLFGLVAVALADVTHFEGEKVFRLKPTLDEHVTLIKDLAKSIELDFWKPESPELVTIDIEVDIHVPAIYLDMVYTMLQQSDMQSEVLIEDLQEAVDGQADSGQSPRTHSYTKYNTWDKVQSWIASIASSNSNLISKQVIGNTYEGRAMTLLKLGKKSGSTKPAIFMDCGIHAREWISPAFCQWFVKEALSTYGSDSQMTSLLNQMDVYVLPVFNIDGYDYTHKSNRMWRKTRSRKSGSSCIGADPNRNFDAGWCSMGASSNPCSDTFCGYSPESEIEAKNVANFIRRNKSTIKAYLTVHSYSQLLLFPYSYTYALAADHSELLKVAEGASSALRSLYGTRYTSGPGATTIYPAAGGSDDWAYDLGVKYSYTFELRDTGRYGFLLPESQIKPTCEETMLAVKYIAAHVQKNLY